A single region of the Sorghum bicolor cultivar BTx623 chromosome 9, Sorghum_bicolor_NCBIv3, whole genome shotgun sequence genome encodes:
- the LOC110430418 gene encoding uncharacterized protein LOC110430418 → MPTITCEIGPQLFHNVFCNLGSSVNIMSKVIYENLLGGALLPTFMRLQMVDQTIRFPEGVAKDILVKIQDEYAPANFVILDMGSNIDVPVILGRPFLNTVNAVIYVGSGQIHLQFTIMRIKCPFNGYKSNMQPKDTKPEEKPRGKSRRRYNKGKSAKKAEQKEEPTKQAEHSKKEWREKEMPARSPSLGPTEASTE, encoded by the coding sequence ATGCCGACCATCACTTGTGAGATCGGACCACAACTCTTCCACAATGTCTTCTGCAACCTTGGATCAAGCGTCAACATCATGTCCAAGGTAATTTATGAAAATCTGTTAGGGGGCGCTTTGCTCCCTACCTTTATGAGATTGCAGATGGTGGACCAAACCATTCGGTTCCCAGAGGGAGTCGCTAAGGACATCTtggttaaaatccaagatgaatATGCCCCTGCCAATTTTGTCATCCTCGACATGGGGTCGAACATCGACGTCCCCGTCATCCTGGGACGACCATTCCTGAACACGGTGAACGCCGTCATCTATGTCGGGTCTGGCCAAATCCATCTACAGTTCACAATTATGAGGATCAAATGTCCGTTCAATGGCTATAAATCTAACATGCAGCCGAAGGACACGAAACCGGAGGAGAAACCTCGCGGCAAATCTCGCCGAAGGTACAACAAAGGCAAGTCGGCAAAAAAGGCCGAACAGAAGGAGGAACCCACCAAGCAAGCAGAACATTCCAAAAAGGAATGGAGGGAGAAGGAGATGCCTGCACGGTCCCCATCTCTGGGACCAACCGAGGCGTCCACAGAATGA